The Pyrococcus kukulkanii genome contains a region encoding:
- a CDS encoding cytochrome c biogenesis CcdA family protein produces the protein MKTEFKYLLLIILLSFGLSSITLSLIHLQSFIPQFFTLAIVDSVNPCTFVVYTIFLIALSVKGLPKRALYTVGLAFIFAVYASYYTLGIGLMILTGKIPTTWAGYLAIGFGTYEIITGLLEKSRTVGKGKLRKLAFSSEATIVGGLILGFAVSTTLLPCSMGPYIVFNTIISKMKALAYLLLALYNLIFVLPLFIILFAMGSLSESKEFSRAMVRHSRELSIIAGILLIGIGVWVLFKF, from the coding sequence ATGAAAACTGAGTTCAAGTACCTCCTCCTCATAATTCTCCTGTCCTTTGGCCTAAGTTCAATAACGCTGAGCTTAATTCACCTTCAAAGCTTCATTCCTCAGTTCTTCACCCTCGCAATAGTTGATTCAGTTAACCCCTGCACCTTTGTGGTCTACACTATATTTCTCATAGCACTCTCGGTCAAAGGCCTTCCCAAGAGGGCTTTATACACCGTGGGCCTCGCCTTCATATTCGCAGTCTATGCTTCATATTACACCCTTGGAATAGGTCTCATGATCCTAACTGGAAAGATCCCGACAACGTGGGCAGGCTATTTAGCTATTGGATTTGGAACTTATGAGATAATAACGGGACTCCTCGAGAAGTCTAGGACGGTTGGCAAGGGGAAGTTGAGGAAGCTTGCTTTTTCAAGTGAAGCCACAATAGTTGGGGGCTTAATTTTAGGTTTTGCAGTCTCAACAACCCTTCTCCCCTGCTCTATGGGGCCCTACATAGTTTTCAATACGATAATATCTAAGATGAAGGCCCTAGCTTACCTACTCTTGGCCTTATACAACTTGATATTCGTCTTGCCCCTCTTCATAATCCTCTTTGCAATGGGAAGCTTAAGCGAGAGTAAGGAGTTCTCGAGGGCTATGGTCAGACACTCTAGAGAGCTTTCAATAATTGCTGGAATTCTCCTAATAGGTATTGGAGTATGGGTCTTGTTCAAGTTCTGA
- a CDS encoding FmdE family protein: protein MPKLNELVEKRDAEGILEYAREFHGHICPFLALGIRASLIAMDELGVGRLDYSGSVDESILAIVETNSCFTDGVQVTTGCTLGNNSLIYIDTGKTALTLVKRRTWDGVRVYVDSEKLGELYPPRVTELFNKVVKERRGTPEEKKGLWKYWEEIARKFLHLPKDYFKIERVKVPPIEQAPIFESIRCSKCGELVMAPKVVYINEKPYCRACAGEEIPAIIGRGITSWRCNR, encoded by the coding sequence ATGCCCAAGCTAAATGAGCTCGTTGAAAAGAGAGATGCAGAGGGGATTCTCGAGTACGCGAGGGAGTTCCACGGTCACATCTGTCCTTTCCTTGCCCTCGGAATTAGGGCCTCGCTGATAGCCATGGATGAATTGGGAGTTGGAAGGCTCGACTATTCGGGGAGCGTTGATGAATCAATTCTCGCTATAGTTGAGACGAATAGTTGCTTTACCGACGGAGTGCAGGTGACAACTGGTTGTACTCTTGGAAACAACTCCCTAATATACATTGACACCGGAAAGACGGCTTTAACCCTAGTTAAGAGGAGAACTTGGGACGGTGTGAGGGTTTATGTAGATTCTGAAAAGCTTGGGGAACTTTACCCTCCCAGGGTAACTGAACTCTTCAACAAAGTAGTGAAGGAAAGAAGGGGAACCCCCGAGGAGAAGAAGGGACTGTGGAAGTACTGGGAGGAGATAGCAAGAAAGTTTTTGCACCTCCCAAAAGATTACTTCAAGATTGAAAGGGTAAAAGTCCCGCCAATAGAACAGGCTCCAATTTTTGAGAGTATTCGTTGTTCTAAGTGCGGTGAGCTTGTAATGGCTCCCAAGGTGGTCTACATAAACGAAAAGCCCTACTGCAGGGCCTGTGCTGGTGAGGAGATTCCTGCAATCATTGGAAGGGGGATAACCAGCTGGAGGTGTAATAGATGA
- a CDS encoding iron ABC transporter substrate-binding protein: protein MKKLLVFTLIFLVLGCLDSSTPIQTSNTVKVMDMLGRTVEVPKEVHRIVAAGPGCLRLIVYLNASDMVVGVEDFEKRFNFGRPYILAHPELKNLPTIGPGGPGKLPNLEEIMKLKPDVIFMTYVDKKTADEIQEKTGIPVVVLSYGELATFRDEELFKSLELAGKILGKEERAKEVINFIKSIQKDLEERTRDVTPKTVYVGGIGYKGAHGIESTEADYPPFKAVHAENVASVLGKGHKFIDKEKLLEWQPEYLFIDEGGLKLILEDYKKNPGFYNSLKAVQEGKVYGLLPYNFYATNIGTAMADAYFIGKVLYPEKFKDIDPAKRADEIYEFLVGKPVYSIMAKQFGGFGKIDLENGKVTYSLPVNP, encoded by the coding sequence ATGAAGAAGCTGTTGGTTTTCACCTTAATCTTTCTCGTTCTTGGATGTCTTGATTCCTCAACTCCAATACAGACTTCCAATACGGTAAAGGTTATGGACATGCTTGGAAGAACGGTTGAGGTTCCCAAAGAAGTTCACAGGATAGTTGCCGCGGGCCCTGGCTGTTTAAGGCTGATAGTTTACCTTAACGCAAGTGATATGGTCGTTGGAGTCGAAGACTTCGAAAAGAGGTTCAATTTCGGCAGGCCTTACATCTTAGCTCACCCCGAGCTTAAAAATCTGCCAACGATAGGCCCGGGAGGCCCGGGCAAGTTGCCAAACTTGGAGGAGATAATGAAGCTCAAGCCCGATGTAATATTCATGACGTACGTTGATAAGAAGACCGCTGATGAAATTCAGGAAAAGACGGGAATTCCAGTTGTTGTTCTGAGCTATGGGGAGTTAGCAACTTTCAGAGATGAAGAATTGTTCAAATCACTTGAGCTCGCCGGCAAAATCCTGGGTAAAGAGGAGAGGGCCAAGGAAGTAATTAATTTCATAAAGTCAATTCAGAAGGATTTGGAGGAGAGGACAAGGGACGTAACTCCCAAGACCGTGTACGTTGGTGGGATAGGTTATAAGGGAGCCCATGGAATAGAGAGCACCGAGGCCGATTATCCACCATTCAAGGCTGTACATGCAGAGAACGTTGCCAGTGTTCTTGGAAAGGGTCACAAGTTTATAGACAAGGAGAAGTTGCTCGAGTGGCAACCTGAGTACCTCTTCATAGACGAAGGAGGGTTAAAGCTTATCCTCGAGGACTACAAGAAGAACCCAGGATTTTATAATTCCCTAAAGGCAGTTCAAGAAGGTAAAGTGTATGGTCTACTACCATACAACTTCTACGCCACCAACATTGGGACGGCAATGGCCGATGCCTACTTCATAGGCAAGGTTCTGTATCCAGAGAAATTCAAGGATATTGACCCGGCGAAAAGGGCGGATGAGATCTATGAGTTCCTAGTGGGTAAGCCGGTCTATTCAATCATGGCGAAGCAGTTCGGTGGATTTGGGAAGATAGATCTCGAGAATGGGAAAGTTACATACTCCCTGCCGGTGAATCCATGA
- a CDS encoding ABC transporter ATP-binding protein, translated as MKALVLEDVSFSYNGRSILKGVSFDVEKGEFLVILGPNGAGKSTLLRCILGMLKCSGSIDIMGRNLKTLRRDELARLISYVPQRVEPNFLRVFDFVLLGRKPYMSLRPSNEDIKLVINVLETVGIEKLAERPTKMLSGGELQKVAIARALAQETPILVLDEPTNNLDPKSQIEIMRLLRELSLAGKTVIAVMHDVNLALRFGERFIFMKKGEILGDYRKNTIRKEVFEKTFDAKVELIETKHGPLCYFL; from the coding sequence ATGAAGGCTTTAGTCCTAGAGGACGTCTCCTTCTCGTACAATGGCCGTTCAATACTCAAGGGGGTAAGCTTTGATGTTGAGAAAGGGGAGTTCTTGGTAATCCTGGGGCCGAATGGGGCAGGAAAAAGCACCCTCCTAAGGTGTATCCTGGGCATGCTGAAGTGCTCAGGATCGATAGATATCATGGGCAGGAATTTGAAAACGTTAAGGAGGGATGAGCTAGCTAGACTTATATCATATGTCCCTCAGAGGGTTGAACCGAACTTTTTGAGGGTGTTTGACTTTGTTCTCTTAGGCAGGAAGCCATATATGAGCCTAAGACCGAGTAATGAAGATATAAAGTTAGTAATAAATGTCCTAGAAACTGTGGGCATTGAAAAGCTTGCAGAGAGGCCAACTAAGATGCTCAGCGGAGGAGAACTTCAGAAAGTTGCGATAGCTAGGGCTCTAGCCCAGGAAACCCCTATACTTGTGCTGGACGAACCAACAAACAACTTAGATCCGAAAAGTCAGATTGAAATCATGAGGCTATTGAGGGAGCTCTCATTGGCTGGTAAAACTGTTATTGCCGTTATGCATGACGTTAACTTAGCTCTAAGATTTGGAGAGAGGTTTATATTCATGAAAAAGGGGGAGATACTTGGGGATTATAGAAAGAACACCATACGGAAAGAAGTTTTTGAGAAAACATTTGATGCAAAAGTTGAGCTCATTGAAACTAAGCATGGGCCGTTATGTTACTTCCTCTAG
- a CDS encoding TatD family hydrolase, with product MIILDNHFHVDPNNGIFLEAVKQFYRAGGTHLIVVYKSAHDYGFPGIRAEDFMKAMDFHVKLVERINRETKVRAFAVVGVHPAEFDHLARNKGLEHAKNEVMKALEYAQKLCLEGKAIGIGEVGRPHYEVPQDIWDASIELMKYSMALARDADCAVQLHTESFNEEKFKELGEYIKEVRIKPYRVVKHFSPPLVRVAEEVGVFPSIIASRKNIEEAIKQGNRFLMETDYIDDKKRPGAVLGPKTVPRRTKEFLQKGLFTEEDVYMIHVENPKKVYDIDLEEVT from the coding sequence ATGATAATTCTCGACAATCACTTTCACGTAGATCCTAATAACGGGATATTCCTTGAGGCTGTCAAGCAGTTCTACAGAGCAGGAGGTACTCACTTAATCGTGGTCTATAAGAGCGCTCACGATTATGGGTTTCCTGGGATTAGAGCGGAGGACTTCATGAAGGCCATGGACTTTCACGTTAAGTTAGTGGAGAGAATAAACCGGGAGACCAAAGTTAGGGCCTTCGCTGTCGTCGGAGTTCATCCAGCGGAATTCGATCATCTTGCTAGAAATAAAGGATTGGAGCACGCTAAGAATGAGGTTATGAAAGCCCTAGAATACGCTCAAAAGCTGTGCCTAGAGGGAAAGGCCATCGGAATTGGAGAGGTGGGAAGACCCCACTACGAGGTTCCCCAGGATATATGGGATGCAAGCATAGAGCTCATGAAGTACTCGATGGCCCTAGCCAGAGATGCCGACTGTGCCGTTCAGCTTCATACTGAGAGCTTCAACGAGGAGAAGTTTAAAGAGTTAGGTGAGTACATTAAGGAAGTTAGAATTAAGCCCTATAGGGTAGTTAAGCACTTCTCGCCTCCCCTTGTGAGGGTAGCTGAAGAAGTAGGAGTGTTTCCAAGCATAATAGCCAGCAGGAAGAACATAGAGGAGGCGATAAAGCAGGGGAACAGATTTCTCATGGAAACAGATTACATAGATGACAAGAAGAGGCCGGGGGCAGTTTTGGGGCCAAAAACAGTTCCTAGAAGGACAAAAGAATTCCTGCAAAAGGGCTTATTTACAGAGGAGGACGTTTACATGATACACGTAGAGAATCCCAAGAAGGTTTACGACATAGATCTAGAGGAAGTAACATAA
- the pbp11 gene encoding tRNA-binding protein Pbp11 produces MLKKILKKIFKKSKSEELDFHERGAEKYLVGKVKVERKLKVGSWDAVICRVEDGIVRVGYKLKKGRKKVPIMKIQKERKEIEFAIPGDKVALVLDGSIEVEKGEMLEVYSV; encoded by the coding sequence ATGCTGAAGAAAATCTTAAAGAAGATATTCAAGAAGAGTAAAAGCGAGGAACTTGACTTTCATGAGAGGGGAGCAGAAAAGTACTTAGTTGGTAAAGTTAAAGTAGAGAGAAAACTCAAGGTTGGTTCATGGGACGCTGTGATCTGTAGGGTTGAGGATGGAATAGTGAGGGTTGGGTACAAGCTCAAGAAGGGCAGGAAAAAAGTTCCAATAATGAAGATCCAAAAAGAAAGGAAGGAGATAGAGTTCGCAATTCCTGGGGACAAAGTTGCACTGGTACTCGATGGCTCAATAGAAGTTGAAAAAGGGGAAATGCTTGAAGTATACTCGGTCTAG
- a CDS encoding ABC transporter ATP-binding protein yields MIVVENLRKVFGSNEAVRGISFKVDNGEIYGLLGPNGSGKSTTMKILAGIITPTSGRVIVEGIDVSKDQLKVREITGYVPETPALYESLTPAEFFSLIGSIRRIPQDILRERVDKLVEAFGIEEYMNQLIGTLSFGTRQKVSLISALLHDPKVLILDEAMNGLDPKSARIFRELLMEFKKEGKVIVFSTHVLALAEIICDRIGLLYQGRIIAEGTVDDLKKLAKEESLEDVFLKLTQAKEEVVLLVSALKEAL; encoded by the coding sequence ATGATAGTAGTTGAGAACCTTAGGAAGGTTTTCGGTTCAAATGAAGCGGTAAGGGGGATAAGCTTTAAGGTTGACAATGGTGAAATCTATGGTCTGCTTGGACCGAACGGGAGCGGGAAATCAACTACAATGAAAATTTTGGCTGGAATAATTACTCCCACAAGCGGAAGGGTCATCGTTGAGGGGATTGATGTAAGTAAAGATCAGCTCAAAGTTAGAGAGATCACAGGATATGTCCCCGAGACTCCAGCTTTGTATGAAAGTCTAACCCCCGCAGAATTCTTCAGCCTCATAGGGAGCATAAGAAGAATTCCACAGGATATTCTCAGAGAAAGGGTTGACAAACTCGTGGAAGCCTTCGGCATTGAGGAGTATATGAACCAGCTCATAGGAACTCTAAGCTTTGGAACTAGGCAGAAAGTGTCCCTAATTTCCGCGTTGTTGCATGATCCAAAGGTTCTCATACTTGATGAAGCCATGAATGGGCTTGATCCTAAAAGTGCTAGGATATTTAGGGAGCTTTTAATGGAATTCAAAAAGGAAGGAAAAGTTATAGTATTCTCCACCCACGTTCTCGCATTAGCGGAGATAATCTGTGATAGAATAGGTTTGCTTTATCAGGGGAGGATAATCGCAGAAGGAACCGTTGATGATCTCAAAAAGCTGGCAAAAGAAGAGAGCTTAGAGGATGTGTTCCTAAAGCTCACCCAAGCAAAGGAGGAAGTGGTACTGCTGGTTTCAGCACTAAAGGAGGCGCTATGA
- a CDS encoding N-glycosylase/DNA lyase, which yields MIAELIREIGIGGARYIEENLDEQFQALKYLSERQDGEVFIKLVVANALISYQLTGRGEQWWWEFARHFSNVEVTSLYEAYSTFLPTSRYNRRLVEQKLRRIKRVEGFLNSLSLEELSRYYENMRSFWLALAKAVGSEREKKTMVFAVKMFGYASRIVFSEFIPYPMEIPIPEDVRIIKVTKRLTQESPRKFWGKIARQTGVPPLHIDSIIWPVLGGADVHKAPEPLRLKLLKLYKLIK from the coding sequence ATGATAGCTGAGCTGATAAGGGAAATCGGAATAGGAGGGGCTAGGTACATAGAGGAGAACCTTGACGAGCAATTTCAAGCCTTAAAATACTTAAGCGAACGTCAAGATGGTGAAGTCTTCATAAAGCTCGTAGTAGCCAACGCATTAATTAGTTATCAGCTCACCGGAAGGGGAGAGCAGTGGTGGTGGGAGTTTGCTAGGCACTTCTCGAACGTTGAAGTTACCTCCCTTTATGAGGCCTATTCAACTTTCCTACCTACTTCGAGATACAACAGGAGGCTAGTAGAGCAGAAGCTGAGGCGGATAAAAAGGGTGGAGGGCTTTTTGAATTCCCTCTCCTTGGAGGAACTTAGTAGATATTATGAAAATATGAGGAGCTTCTGGCTTGCCCTTGCAAAAGCTGTAGGATCTGAAAGAGAGAAGAAGACAATGGTCTTTGCCGTGAAAATGTTTGGATATGCCTCGAGGATTGTGTTCTCAGAGTTCATCCCCTACCCAATGGAGATACCAATTCCGGAGGACGTTAGGATAATCAAGGTCACCAAAAGGCTAACCCAGGAAAGCCCCAGGAAGTTCTGGGGAAAGATTGCAAGGCAGACAGGTGTGCCTCCCCTACACATAGACTCGATAATCTGGCCGGTACTTGGGGGTGCTGATGTCCACAAAGCTCCAGAACCTCTCCGCCTTAAGCTTCTCAAGCTTTACAAGCTCATTAAATAA
- a CDS encoding beta-ribofuranosylaminobenzene 5'-phosphate synthase family protein yields MIVRTPKRLHLGIIDPSGDLGRRFGSIGLALDEGYEIKITPAGGLSIEANEEDRKIIEKVVEEINLHYETGVDFHIEVRRSIPRHVGLGSTTQLALGIASGILKLAKKDVPIEEVAKVLGRAKESGAGLYTFKYGGLVIDGGVRDSISPLIIRHEFPEDWAFILVIPRIKRGLSEEEENEILSEKFGDPQAGREIAYKIIFGLLPALVERDIEEFGRNLSEIQMLVGKHFSAFQGGTFREDIRMIVDELNRITYGAGQSSWGPTVYGLIRREEFTKVKAKLLDFLKDQGIKAEVELGVPRNKGAEVLGENLFLERLISGVR; encoded by the coding sequence ATGATAGTTAGGACACCAAAAAGACTTCATCTTGGAATTATAGATCCGAGTGGCGATTTAGGAAGGAGATTTGGGAGTATAGGCTTGGCTTTGGACGAGGGATATGAAATAAAGATAACTCCCGCTGGTGGCCTAAGCATCGAGGCTAATGAAGAAGACAGAAAAATAATAGAAAAGGTCGTAGAAGAGATTAACCTCCACTATGAGACCGGTGTAGACTTCCACATAGAGGTAAGGAGAAGCATTCCAAGGCATGTTGGCCTCGGCTCAACCACACAGCTTGCTCTAGGCATTGCTTCTGGGATTTTAAAGCTTGCAAAAAAGGATGTTCCAATAGAGGAAGTTGCAAAGGTTTTGGGAAGAGCTAAGGAGAGCGGAGCTGGGCTGTATACCTTCAAATATGGAGGACTGGTAATAGATGGAGGCGTTAGGGACTCAATTTCCCCCCTAATTATAAGGCACGAGTTCCCTGAAGATTGGGCCTTCATCCTTGTGATTCCCAGGATAAAGAGGGGCTTAAGTGAAGAGGAGGAGAATGAAATACTCAGCGAGAAGTTTGGGGATCCACAAGCTGGAAGGGAGATAGCATACAAGATTATCTTTGGCCTTCTCCCAGCCCTCGTGGAGAGGGACATAGAGGAGTTTGGAAGAAATCTCAGCGAAATCCAAATGCTCGTAGGGAAGCACTTCAGCGCCTTTCAGGGAGGAACGTTCAGGGAGGATATAAGAATGATAGTTGACGAGTTAAATCGGATAACATATGGAGCGGGTCAAAGTAGCTGGGGGCCAACGGTTTATGGCCTCATAAGAAGGGAGGAGTTCACCAAAGTTAAGGCGAAGCTTTTGGACTTCCTTAAAGATCAGGGAATAAAAGCTGAGGTTGAGCTTGGGGTTCCAAGAAACAAGGGGGCTGAAGTCCTAGGAGAGAACTTGTTCCTAGAGAGGCTGATAAGTGGTGTGAGATGA
- a CDS encoding ATP-binding protein, whose amino-acid sequence MFDVESLKRIVITQREEIEEFIERENIIEREIDKEALLSFLSYPNILAILGVRRSGKSVLTWLLMRDKKFAYINFFDERLLSFSPNDYEKLMQAFYELYGDVEYFVFDEIQSVKGWERFLSRIRTTKKIIVTGSSSSLLSGELSTSLTGRYVGFTLYPFSFREFLKFKGVKLEKNWMYSTKSIAKIKRLLEEYIKIGGFPEALKFGRVYLQTIYRDIVERDVIMRHNIREVQAIKELALYLLSNFSREITYSKLKNVIGLKDVHTIRNFVGYLEDAYLIFQLKRFSPKLKSQILSPRKVYAIDSGIINSVAFRPTRNMGRLLENIVFVEILRRISYSFSNREVYYWKDREGEVDFVIKEGNKVIQLIQVTYELNDENYRREVDALLRASKELKCNNLLIITWDQDETLEGNIRVVPLWKWLLI is encoded by the coding sequence ATGTTTGATGTTGAGTCATTGAAGAGGATAGTCATTACCCAGAGGGAAGAAATTGAAGAGTTTATAGAGAGGGAGAATATCATTGAAAGGGAGATCGACAAGGAGGCTTTGTTGAGCTTCCTCTCTTATCCAAATATACTTGCAATTCTCGGGGTGAGAAGATCGGGAAAATCTGTTCTTACGTGGCTACTTATGAGGGATAAGAAATTTGCTTACATAAACTTCTTTGATGAAAGATTACTTTCCTTTTCTCCTAATGATTATGAAAAGCTGATGCAGGCATTCTATGAGCTGTATGGGGATGTTGAGTATTTTGTTTTCGACGAGATCCAGAGCGTAAAAGGTTGGGAGAGATTTCTTTCAAGGATAAGAACCACAAAGAAGATCATAGTTACTGGAAGTAGCTCCTCTTTACTTTCAGGCGAGCTTTCAACTTCCCTAACTGGGAGATATGTAGGCTTCACGCTGTATCCCTTCAGCTTTAGGGAGTTTTTGAAATTCAAGGGAGTTAAACTGGAAAAAAACTGGATGTATTCAACAAAAAGCATCGCGAAAATAAAGCGGCTTTTAGAAGAATACATAAAAATTGGAGGTTTTCCTGAAGCACTAAAGTTTGGTCGGGTTTACCTGCAGACTATATACAGGGATATAGTTGAACGGGACGTTATCATGAGACATAATATAAGGGAAGTTCAAGCTATTAAGGAACTTGCCCTCTATTTACTTTCCAACTTTTCAAGGGAAATCACCTATAGTAAGTTAAAGAATGTGATTGGGCTGAAGGATGTTCACACGATTAGAAACTTCGTTGGCTATTTAGAGGACGCTTATCTGATTTTCCAGCTAAAAAGGTTCTCTCCCAAGCTGAAAAGCCAAATATTATCTCCTAGGAAAGTTTATGCCATTGATAGCGGAATTATAAACTCCGTTGCATTTAGGCCTACTAGGAACATGGGCAGGCTTTTAGAGAACATAGTTTTTGTGGAGATCTTAAGAAGAATTAGTTATTCCTTCTCAAACAGGGAAGTATACTACTGGAAGGATAGGGAAGGTGAAGTCGATTTTGTTATTAAAGAAGGCAACAAGGTCATTCAACTTATTCAGGTAACATATGAACTGAATGATGAGAATTATAGGAGGGAAGTTGATGCCCTTCTTAGGGCGTCGAAGGAACTCAAGTGTAACAACCTCTTGATAATAACCTGGGATCAGGATGAAACTCTCGAAGGCAACATTAGGGTCGTTCCCCTATGGAAGTGGCTCCTTATTTAA
- a CDS encoding LamB/YcsF family protein: MKVDLNSDLGESFGRYKLGLDEKVMKYITSANVACGWHAGDPIVMRRTVRLAKENGVEVGAHPGYPDLMGFGRRYMKLTPEEARNYILYQIGALYAFVKAEGLELQHVKPHGALYNAMVKEEDLARAVIEGILDFDKNLILVTLSNSRVAEIAEEMGLKVAHEVFADRAYNPDGTLVPRGRPGAVIHDKEEIAERVISMVRDGGVKAINGEWVELKVDTICVHGDNPKAVEITAYIRKKLEEEGVKIVPLIDIIRGV; this comes from the coding sequence ATGAAAGTAGATCTAAACTCCGACCTTGGTGAAAGTTTCGGGAGGTACAAGCTCGGTTTAGATGAGAAAGTTATGAAATACATCACTTCGGCAAACGTTGCCTGCGGATGGCACGCTGGAGATCCAATAGTCATGAGAAGGACTGTAAGGTTAGCAAAGGAAAACGGGGTTGAGGTAGGTGCCCACCCAGGATATCCCGATCTAATGGGCTTCGGCAGGAGGTACATGAAGCTGACCCCTGAAGAGGCTAGAAACTACATCCTGTATCAGATAGGTGCATTATATGCATTCGTTAAGGCCGAGGGGCTTGAACTTCAGCATGTAAAGCCTCACGGGGCTTTGTACAATGCCATGGTTAAGGAGGAAGACCTAGCGAGAGCAGTTATCGAGGGAATCCTCGACTTTGATAAAAACCTAATTCTGGTCACGCTCTCTAACTCAAGGGTTGCAGAGATAGCGGAGGAGATGGGTCTTAAGGTTGCACATGAGGTCTTTGCTGACAGAGCCTACAATCCTGACGGAACCCTTGTTCCAAGAGGTCGACCTGGAGCAGTGATCCACGACAAGGAGGAAATAGCGGAGAGGGTAATTTCGATGGTCAGGGATGGAGGAGTTAAGGCAATAAACGGGGAGTGGGTCGAGCTAAAGGTTGACACGATATGCGTTCACGGAGATAATCCAAAGGCCGTGGAGATAACAGCGTACATAAGGAAGAAGCTCGAAGAGGAAGGTGTAAAAATAGTTCCCCTTATAGATATCATTAGAGGGGTCTAG
- a CDS encoding antitoxin family protein yields the protein MITLKAIYEKGVLKLEKKLNIPDKRTVKVIIIDEFAKDLEDVFGLFKEEIDLEELRKEWDRDVSN from the coding sequence ATGATCACACTCAAAGCAATTTATGAGAAAGGGGTCCTAAAACTTGAAAAAAAGCTCAACATCCCGGATAAGAGAACTGTTAAGGTCATAATCATTGACGAATTCGCCAAGGATCTTGAAGATGTCTTTGGACTTTTTAAAGAAGAAATAGACCTGGAGGAACTTCGAAAGGAGTGGGATAGAGATGTATCTAATTGA
- a CDS encoding type II toxin-antitoxin system VapC family toxin gives MYLIDTDVLIDVLRGMKEAKEFLLEIADEGLFISVITLSELLSGKETRDPVKKEKLLRFLRKHFQILPIDEEIGILGGEIRRDYNIGLGDAIIAATAIVHGLSVVTGNIRHFSKVEGLRVIKPPYR, from the coding sequence ATGTATCTAATTGATACGGATGTACTAATTGACGTCCTAAGAGGTATGAAAGAGGCTAAGGAATTTTTGTTAGAAATAGCTGATGAAGGACTTTTTATTTCAGTTATAACACTTTCGGAACTGTTATCTGGAAAAGAGACTAGAGATCCCGTGAAAAAGGAAAAGCTCCTCAGATTTTTGAGGAAGCACTTTCAGATACTCCCCATTGATGAAGAAATAGGAATTCTTGGCGGAGAAATCAGGCGAGATTACAATATAGGGCTTGGTGATGCCATTATTGCAGCAACCGCTATTGTGCATGGCTTATCCGTAGTTACGGGAAATATTAGGCACTTCTCAAAGGTTGAAGGTCTGCGCGTGATAAAACCACCCTACAGGTGA
- the pxpB gene encoding 5-oxoprolinase subunit PxpB, producing MLTIRLLGNSGVLISFGEVIDEEINKRIHAIAQAIEKDKPGWLIEVVPAYSSLAIYYDPTLITHKEVISYVSGLKFNVEDVKGRKIEIPVAYGGEFGPDIEFVAEHNGLTVDDVIEIHSKPLYRVYFLGFLPGFAYLGGMDERIATPRLEKPRTKVPAGSVGIAGKQTGWYAIESPGGWRIIGRTPLRTFNPERVPPSIVLPGDYVKFVPIDEKEFWEIYREEWGND from the coding sequence ATGTTAACTATAAGGTTACTCGGTAACTCTGGCGTTCTAATATCCTTTGGGGAGGTGATAGATGAAGAGATCAATAAGAGGATTCATGCAATCGCTCAGGCGATAGAAAAGGATAAACCGGGGTGGCTCATAGAAGTTGTTCCAGCGTACTCCTCCCTCGCAATCTACTACGACCCAACCCTGATAACGCACAAAGAAGTTATCTCCTACGTTTCCGGTTTAAAGTTCAACGTGGAGGATGTAAAGGGCAGGAAGATTGAGATTCCAGTGGCTTATGGAGGAGAATTCGGCCCCGATATAGAGTTCGTGGCAGAGCATAACGGCCTCACGGTTGATGATGTCATTGAGATTCATTCCAAACCCCTTTACAGGGTCTACTTCCTGGGCTTCCTCCCTGGGTTCGCATACTTGGGGGGCATGGACGAGAGGATAGCTACCCCAAGGCTCGAGAAGCCCAGGACTAAGGTTCCTGCGGGAAGCGTTGGGATAGCAGGAAAGCAGACCGGATGGTACGCAATAGAGAGCCCGGGGGGATGGCGGATAATTGGAAGGACACCCTTGAGGACATTCAACCCTGAGAGAGTTCCGCCCAGTATAGTTCTCCCTGGAGACTATGTCAAGTTCGTTCCCATAGACGAGAAGGAGTTCTGGGAGATCTACAGGGAGGAGTGGGGAAATGATTGA